The proteins below come from a single Streptomyces tubercidicus genomic window:
- a CDS encoding PP2C family protein-serine/threonine phosphatase: MGVTGPSRCPGCDEPLGAGDKFCGRCGAALRAPAAPPAYGTPPAPGAAAVAPAYGTPPAPAAVPPPPPMPPGPPPMPAPAARTAPAGPPPPDPQARLPYGDTGMPPVPGHAPVTDTPPPADPRVAGYEAVADAAAGAAARTGAPAAVQMTADHITSETEPAMPAPESGTPATEPTAPAPATGPSGAADDAATPARGTPGCTACGSGAVDADGYCTHCGHARPRPRDHMECELGGIAAVSDRGHRHHRNEDFFALRAAALPDGTPAVVAVVCDGVSSATRPDEASTAASEAAGEALRTSLPLGTHPAQAMHDAIMAASSAVDALAPDPSLAHDEQRQQNAPACTFVGAVVGGGLLTVGWVGDSRAYWIPNDRTAPPARLTEDDSWAAQMVANNLMSEAEANADERAHAITGWLGADAYEVEPHTATFKPDGPGVVVVCTDGLWNYAESAEQMAAVLPYDAPVTPLAGARTLVTHALDGGGHDNVTVALVPFPAPAGQPAPA, encoded by the coding sequence ATGGGTGTGACTGGGCCGTCCCGGTGTCCGGGCTGTGACGAACCGCTCGGTGCGGGGGACAAATTCTGCGGGCGGTGCGGCGCCGCTCTCCGGGCGCCCGCCGCGCCTCCGGCGTACGGCACTCCGCCCGCGCCCGGCGCTGCCGCCGTAGCTCCGGCGTACGGGACGCCGCCCGCGCCCGCCGCCGTACCGCCCCCGCCGCCGATGCCTCCCGGGCCGCCGCCGATGCCCGCACCGGCCGCCCGCACCGCCCCGGCCGGACCGCCGCCTCCGGACCCGCAGGCCCGGCTCCCGTATGGAGACACCGGGATGCCGCCGGTACCGGGCCATGCGCCGGTGACCGACACCCCGCCGCCCGCCGACCCGCGGGTCGCCGGATACGAGGCGGTCGCCGACGCGGCCGCCGGGGCCGCGGCCCGGACCGGCGCGCCCGCCGCGGTCCAGATGACCGCGGACCACATCACCTCGGAAACGGAACCCGCCATGCCCGCCCCGGAATCCGGTACGCCCGCCACGGAGCCGACGGCCCCCGCCCCGGCAACAGGCCCTTCCGGCGCCGCAGATGACGCCGCCACGCCCGCCCGGGGCACCCCCGGCTGCACCGCCTGCGGCTCCGGCGCCGTGGACGCCGACGGCTACTGCACGCACTGCGGGCACGCCCGGCCGCGCCCCCGCGACCACATGGAGTGCGAGCTGGGCGGCATCGCGGCGGTCAGCGACCGGGGCCACCGGCACCACCGCAACGAGGACTTCTTCGCGCTCCGCGCCGCCGCGCTGCCGGACGGCACCCCCGCCGTGGTCGCCGTGGTCTGCGACGGTGTCTCCTCGGCGACCCGCCCCGACGAGGCGTCCACGGCGGCGTCCGAGGCCGCCGGGGAGGCGCTGCGGACGTCCCTGCCGCTCGGTACACACCCCGCGCAGGCCATGCACGACGCCATCATGGCGGCCTCCTCGGCGGTCGACGCGCTCGCCCCCGACCCGTCCCTGGCCCATGACGAGCAGCGCCAGCAGAACGCCCCGGCCTGCACCTTCGTCGGTGCGGTGGTCGGCGGCGGCCTGCTCACCGTCGGCTGGGTCGGCGACAGCCGCGCCTACTGGATCCCCAACGACCGTACGGCGCCGCCCGCACGGCTCACCGAGGACGACTCCTGGGCCGCCCAGATGGTCGCCAACAACCTGATGTCCGAGGCCGAGGCGAACGCCGATGAGCGGGCACACGCGATCACCGGCTGGCTCGGCGCGGACGCCTACGAGGTCGAGCCGCACACCGCGACGTTCAAGCCGGACGGGCCCGGTGTCGTGGTGGTGTGCACCGACGGGCTGTGGAACTACGCCGAGTCCGCGGAGCAGATGGCCGCTGTGCTGCCGTACGACGCCCCCGTCACGCCGCTGGCCGGCGCCCGCACGCTGGTCACCCACGCCCTCGACGGCGGCGGGCACGACAACGTCACCGTGGCGCTGGTGCCGTTCCCGGCCCCGGCGGGGCAGCCCGCACCGGCCTGA